In Deinococcus sp. QL22, the following are encoded in one genomic region:
- a CDS encoding winged helix-turn-helix domain-containing protein produces MTAAQQTQLRITDSAQARALRQQHHFLARFLAPHSPSDIAASVGMAANLAHHHARKLAALGLLIRLERQAGKVAYQLAAREFLIASSLLPPEDAQGNGTRDMQELSAAFLHAYERSWSVMQGDVDGTFGFGDHLTPAPPISLLNKPADEPYPTYLDALTLRLTPERYGRLAHALSNLIADAAAEPISNEGQPCTLAVLAFEGVPGESGGEMKGLSRRLNSFLGAEVGERTTRRDPAPAP; encoded by the coding sequence ATGACCGCCGCCCAGCAGACGCAACTGCGAATCACTGACTCAGCACAGGCCCGTGCCCTGCGGCAACAGCATCATTTTCTGGCCCGTTTTCTCGCGCCGCATTCTCCCAGTGACATTGCTGCGTCGGTGGGCATGGCCGCGAATCTGGCCCACCACCACGCCCGCAAACTGGCTGCACTAGGATTATTGATTCGGCTGGAGCGTCAGGCAGGCAAAGTGGCCTACCAACTGGCGGCGCGGGAATTCCTGATCGCGTCCAGCCTGCTGCCACCCGAAGACGCACAGGGCAACGGAACCAGGGATATGCAGGAACTCTCGGCGGCCTTCCTGCACGCCTACGAACGGTCATGGAGTGTGATGCAGGGCGATGTGGACGGCACGTTCGGCTTTGGCGACCACCTCACGCCCGCGCCGCCTATCAGCCTGTTGAACAAGCCCGCCGACGAGCCGTATCCCACCTATCTGGACGCTCTGACCCTGCGCCTCACACCTGAACGCTATGGCCGCCTAGCCCACGCCCTCAGCAATTTGATAGCCGATGCTGCCGCCGAACCGATAAGCAATGAAGGCCAACCTTGCACGCTGGCAGTGTTGGCCTTCGAGGGTGTGCCGGGTGAATCGGGCGGGGAAATGAAAGGCCTATCGCGCCGCCTGAACTCGTTTTTGGGTGCGGAAGTGGGAGAGAGAACCACTCGAAGAGATCCCGCCCCAGCACCTTAG
- a CDS encoding peptidoglycan-binding domain-containing protein: MRATSILMKRVALPFALLCATVVGLPAAAAPAKADVEKAAVRLAGVLDGVLRNCPTSFAKIGTNLKACVGTGGSVESVRMKLVAELEADLYGVWRSRDEQRSVFNWLKTPAGFVYVRLQPDPDGRAQTLVYVDTPPNSAPAPAAAPTTPSAVAKPATPTTTTSANSTQIGGVTLTRPTPAPTPTAPPAPAPTPPARTPATIPIPNTASLAPLPYTRLLELLPKRMNGQDVLAAQNRLITLTQPSGGGRGDGYFGPVTAATVRAFQAANGLGVTGQVDRATWDVLFSAAAKPFKASAIR, translated from the coding sequence GTGCGTGCTACTTCTATTTTGATGAAGCGCGTTGCCCTCCCGTTTGCCCTCCTATGTGCCACTGTTGTTGGCTTACCTGCCGCCGCTGCCCCCGCCAAAGCGGATGTAGAGAAGGCGGCGGTGCGGCTGGCTGGCGTGCTGGACGGCGTATTGAGGAATTGCCCCACCAGTTTCGCCAAAATCGGTACCAACCTGAAAGCCTGCGTGGGCACAGGCGGCAGCGTGGAAAGCGTGCGGATGAAACTGGTGGCCGAGCTGGAGGCCGACCTGTACGGCGTGTGGCGCAGCCGTGACGAGCAGCGCAGCGTGTTTAACTGGCTAAAAACCCCGGCGGGCTTCGTGTACGTGCGCCTGCAACCCGACCCGGATGGACGCGCCCAGACGCTGGTGTATGTGGATACGCCGCCCAACAGTGCGCCCGCGCCCGCTGCCGCACCGACCACACCCAGCGCGGTGGCCAAGCCCGCCACCCCGACCACCACCACGTCCGCCAACTCCACCCAAATCGGCGGAGTGACGCTGACCCGGCCCACGCCCGCCCCGACTCCGACTGCGCCGCCTGCTCCTGCACCAACGCCCCCGGCCCGCACGCCCGCCACCATACCGATACCCAATACGGCGTCACTGGCCCCGCTGCCCTACACACGTCTGCTGGAACTGCTGCCCAAGCGTATGAACGGCCAAGACGTACTGGCCGCTCAGAACCGCCTGATCACCCTGACCCAGCCCAGCGGCGGCGGGCGCGGCGACGGCTATTTTGGCCCGGTCACAGCTGCCACCGTGCGGGCGTTTCAGGCGGCCAACGGCCTAGGCGTCACTGGGCAAGTCGACCGCGCCACATGGGACGTGCTGTTTTCGGCAGCAGCCAAACCCTTCAAGGCCAGCGCCATTCGGTAA
- the pdxY gene encoding pyridoxal kinase, whose protein sequence is MTVAPASAPVPLNILSIQSWVSYGHVGNAAAVFPLQCLGFEVWAVNTVQFSNHTGYGAWTGAVFPPELVAELLDGIEARGALPECHAVLSGYMGSEGTVAAVVGAVQRVRAANPATLYCCDPVMGDVGRGVFVRPELPVLIAAQAIPAADIVTPNQFELELLTGQTIHTLEDALSAAHALRSRLKPGGPQIVLVTSLTRSDAPQDTIETLAVTGEGAWLCRTPLLPLDPPRNGTGDAIAALFLGQYIRMSDVAAALSLSMSALYTLLERTHQAGTREIQLVAARNDYAAPGRVFGAEQVG, encoded by the coding sequence ATGACCGTTGCTCCAGCCTCCGCACCAGTGCCGCTCAACATTCTCAGCATCCAGTCCTGGGTCAGTTACGGACATGTAGGGAATGCCGCCGCCGTGTTTCCGCTGCAATGCCTGGGGTTCGAGGTCTGGGCGGTGAACACAGTGCAGTTTTCCAACCACACCGGCTATGGAGCGTGGACGGGCGCGGTATTCCCGCCGGAATTGGTGGCCGAGTTGCTGGACGGCATAGAGGCACGCGGCGCACTGCCGGAATGTCACGCGGTTCTCAGCGGCTACATGGGCAGTGAAGGCACGGTGGCCGCCGTTGTAGGCGCGGTGCAGCGCGTACGGGCAGCCAATCCAGCCACGCTGTACTGCTGCGACCCCGTGATGGGTGACGTGGGGCGCGGCGTGTTCGTGCGGCCCGAACTGCCGGTGCTGATCGCGGCTCAGGCCATCCCCGCCGCTGACATCGTGACGCCCAATCAGTTTGAACTGGAACTCCTGACCGGGCAAACAATACATACGCTGGAAGACGCCCTGAGTGCCGCACACGCCCTCAGGAGTCGCCTGAAGCCCGGAGGCCCCCAGATCGTGCTGGTGACCAGCCTGACCCGCAGTGACGCGCCGCAGGACACCATCGAAACCCTGGCGGTCACGGGTGAAGGAGCCTGGCTGTGCCGTACGCCCCTGCTGCCGCTCGATCCGCCTCGCAACGGCACTGGAGACGCCATTGCCGCGCTGTTTTTGGGGCAGTACATCCGTATGAGCGATGTGGCCGCAGCGCTGAGCCTGTCTATGAGCGCCCTGTACACTCTGCTGGAGCGCACCCACCAGGCTGGAACCCGCGAAATTCAGTTGGTGGCGGCCCGGAACGATTACGCTGCGCCGGGCCGGGTGTTCGGGGCAGAGCAGGTGGGCTAG
- the tkt gene encoding transketolase — protein sequence MSTSPEQASTEQVMGQTSSVAQLSVNTIRTLSIDGVQQANSGHPGAPLGAAPMAYVVWQDFLRHNPKNPEWAGRDRFVLSAGHASMLIYSLLHLTGYDMPLEDIKNFRQWGSKTPGHPEFFHTKGLDATTGPLGQGAAMTVGMAMAEAHLAARYNRPEFPVFGNYIYSILGDGDLQEGVNHESAALAGHLKLGQLIWLHDDNQVQLDTATDKAESEDTSERYRAYGWQVLRVQDGNNLDEIRAAIEQAKANKDQPTLIHVRTVIGFGSPRAGTSKAHGEPLGAEGVAATKAALGWDFPPFTVPGEVKAHMDATARGAEQEGQWNEMMAGYHAAHPELAAELDAMLARELPANLADALPNYEVGGKASGTRVSSGEIINALAKVVPGLMGGSADLSGSTKTTITDGGTLDSSNYAGRNVYFGVREFGMAAAANGLSLFGGLRPMVGTFLVFADYLKPAFRLSALQMQPVTYVLTHDSIGLGEDGPTHQPIEQLAMLRSVPGAQVIRPADANETAAAWLMALEYGKGPTALILSRQDLPILPRNHAGVKKGAYVLRDADNAQVILVASGSEVALALSSADALAAEGIGARVVSMPCMEVFRAQDRSYRDSVLTPGVKRVAIEAATKQPWYEWVGLEGAVIGMDTFGASAPAPILFEKFGFSVPNVVKTVKALL from the coding sequence ATGTCCACTAGTCCAGAGCAGGCCAGCACAGAGCAGGTCATGGGTCAGACCTCCAGCGTGGCGCAACTGAGCGTAAATACCATCCGCACCCTCAGCATCGACGGTGTGCAGCAGGCCAACAGCGGCCATCCCGGTGCGCCGCTGGGAGCCGCTCCGATGGCCTATGTGGTGTGGCAGGACTTCCTGCGCCACAACCCCAAAAACCCCGAGTGGGCAGGCCGTGACCGCTTTGTGCTGTCGGCAGGCCACGCCAGCATGCTCATCTACTCGCTGCTGCACCTGACCGGCTACGACATGCCGCTAGAGGACATCAAAAACTTCCGTCAATGGGGCAGCAAGACGCCCGGCCACCCGGAGTTTTTTCATACCAAGGGGCTGGACGCCACCACCGGGCCGCTGGGTCAGGGCGCGGCGATGACGGTGGGTATGGCGATGGCCGAGGCGCACCTGGCTGCCCGCTACAACCGCCCCGAATTCCCCGTGTTCGGCAACTACATCTACTCCATCCTGGGCGACGGCGACTTGCAGGAAGGCGTGAACCACGAGTCGGCAGCGCTGGCCGGGCATCTGAAGCTGGGCCAACTGATCTGGCTGCACGACGACAATCAGGTACAACTGGACACCGCCACCGACAAGGCCGAGTCCGAAGACACCTCCGAGCGGTACCGCGCTTACGGCTGGCAAGTGCTGCGCGTGCAGGACGGCAACAATCTGGACGAGATTCGCGCCGCCATTGAGCAGGCCAAGGCCAACAAGGATCAGCCCACCCTGATTCATGTGCGTACCGTGATCGGCTTCGGCAGCCCCCGCGCAGGCACCAGCAAGGCGCATGGCGAACCCCTGGGCGCAGAAGGCGTGGCCGCCACCAAAGCCGCACTGGGTTGGGACTTCCCGCCCTTTACGGTGCCGGGCGAAGTGAAGGCCCACATGGACGCCACCGCACGCGGCGCGGAGCAGGAAGGCCAGTGGAACGAGATGATGGCGGGCTACCACGCCGCCCACCCCGAACTGGCTGCCGAACTGGACGCCATGCTGGCCCGCGAACTGCCTGCCAATCTGGCCGATGCGCTGCCCAACTATGAAGTGGGCGGCAAGGCTTCGGGCACCCGCGTCAGCAGCGGCGAAATCATCAACGCGCTAGCAAAAGTGGTGCCCGGTCTGATGGGCGGCAGCGCCGACCTGAGTGGCAGCACCAAAACCACTATTACCGACGGCGGTACGCTGGACAGCAGCAATTACGCGGGCCGCAACGTGTACTTCGGCGTGCGTGAATTCGGCATGGCTGCCGCCGCCAACGGCCTGAGCCTGTTTGGTGGCCTGCGCCCGATGGTAGGCACGTTCCTGGTGTTCGCCGATTACCTCAAGCCCGCCTTCCGCCTGTCGGCCCTGCAGATGCAGCCCGTGACCTATGTGTTGACGCACGACTCCATCGGTCTCGGCGAAGACGGACCCACGCACCAGCCCATCGAGCAACTGGCGATGCTGCGTTCGGTGCCCGGCGCACAGGTGATCCGCCCCGCCGACGCCAACGAAACTGCCGCCGCGTGGCTTATGGCGCTGGAATACGGCAAAGGCCCCACCGCCCTGATCCTGTCCCGTCAGGATTTGCCGATCTTGCCCCGCAACCATGCAGGCGTGAAAAAGGGTGCGTATGTGCTGCGTGACGCCGACAACGCACAGGTGATTCTGGTGGCCAGCGGCAGCGAAGTTGCCCTGGCACTCAGCAGTGCCGACGCATTGGCCGCCGAGGGCATCGGTGCCCGCGTGGTGTCTATGCCCTGCATGGAGGTGTTCCGCGCTCAAGACCGCAGCTACCGCGACAGCGTGCTGACCCCCGGCGTGAAGCGCGTGGCAATAGAAGCCGCCACCAAGCAGCCCTGGTACGAGTGGGTCGGCCTGGAAGGCGCGGTGATCGGCATGGACACCTTCGGTGCATCGGCCCCCGCCCCCATCCTGTTCGAGAAATTCGGCTTCAGCGTGCCCAACGTGGTAAAGACGGTCAAAGCCCTGCTCTAA
- a CDS encoding SDR family oxidoreductase, translated as MTSDQTGQPETAAIQDMPEQVPAETQSEQPGSEAEMSVAPVVVRDNYRGSGKLEGKVALITGGDSGIGRAVAVHFAREGADVALLYLDEHEDAKATAEMIEGEGRQCLTIAGDVGDPQIAKDAVQQTVDKFGRLDIVVNNAAEQHPQESLTDITPEQLQATFRTNVFGMFYVTQAALPHLKEGASIINTTSITAYKGSPELLDYSSTKGAQVAFTRSLSQALAEQGIRVNAVAPGPIWTPLIPSTFDAKRVGEHGADVPLKRPGQPAEVAPAYVYLASEDSSYVTGQVMHVNGGEVVNG; from the coding sequence ATGACCTCAGACCAGACAGGCCAGCCGGAAACCGCCGCCATTCAGGACATGCCCGAACAGGTGCCCGCCGAAACGCAAAGTGAGCAACCGGGCAGCGAAGCAGAAATGAGCGTGGCCCCTGTCGTGGTGCGCGACAACTACCGGGGCAGTGGCAAACTGGAAGGCAAAGTCGCCCTCATTACAGGCGGCGACAGCGGCATCGGACGGGCGGTGGCGGTACATTTTGCGCGGGAAGGCGCAGACGTGGCGCTGCTGTATCTGGACGAACACGAGGACGCCAAAGCCACCGCCGAGATGATTGAGGGCGAGGGCCGCCAATGCCTGACCATCGCGGGCGACGTGGGCGACCCCCAGATTGCCAAAGACGCCGTGCAGCAAACGGTGGACAAGTTTGGCCGCCTCGATATCGTGGTGAACAATGCCGCCGAGCAGCACCCGCAGGAGAGCCTGACCGACATCACGCCGGAGCAGTTGCAGGCCACCTTCCGCACTAACGTCTTCGGCATGTTTTACGTGACTCAGGCGGCACTGCCCCATCTGAAAGAGGGCGCGAGCATCATCAACACGACCAGCATCACAGCCTACAAGGGCAGCCCGGAACTGCTGGATTATTCCAGTACCAAGGGCGCACAGGTGGCCTTTACCCGCAGCCTCAGCCAGGCGCTGGCCGAACAGGGCATCCGCGTGAATGCGGTGGCTCCCGGCCCGATCTGGACGCCCCTGATTCCCTCTACCTTTGACGCCAAACGGGTCGGCGAACACGGCGCAGATGTACCCCTGAAACGCCCCGGCCAACCCGCCGAAGTTGCGCCCGCCTATGTGTATCTGGCGAGTGAGGATAGCAGCTACGTAACGGGCCAGGTGATGCATGTGAACGGGGGCGAAGTCGTCAACGGGTAA
- a CDS encoding dihydrolipoamide acetyltransferase family protein: MKEVLLPELAESVVEGEILKWLVEEGDMIALEQPLCEVMTDKVTVELPSPVAGRLSKRLAQEGDVVAVHAAIALIDESGAASADVASAPAAGESVAPIQAIQDSAQNPTTTAEHLPPQAQEERSIVEAGHIPAKAEDDTSLFKAFASDETVRVQGLGQGLGTGGRTAVLTPPAPAQPAVQTREDGRILAVPAARQLARELGVDLAQVQGSGPNGRVRVQDVTAHVERAKAPATHAPAPQPQPVQPAAAAPTAPQPQPQAPAKPAPANTGGMPVAPVQYRTPKGYEHLEDRVPLRGMRRAISNQMQASHLYTVRTLTVDEVNLTKLVAFRDRVKAEAKEAGVRLSYMPFFFKAVAVALRKYPSLNTSFDEATGEIVQKRYYHMGMAVATDAGLTVPVLRDVNHKSVFDLAREVVDLAGRAQNGKLSADELTGSSFSITNIGSIGALFSFPIINVPDAAILGVHSIVKRPIVNEHDEIVVAHMMYLSLSFDHRLVDGAEAARFCKEVIRLLENPDRLMLEGM; this comes from the coding sequence ATGAAAGAAGTGCTGCTGCCCGAACTCGCCGAAAGCGTCGTCGAGGGCGAAATCCTGAAATGGCTGGTAGAGGAAGGCGACATGATCGCGCTGGAGCAACCGCTCTGCGAAGTCATGACCGACAAAGTGACGGTGGAACTGCCCAGTCCGGTGGCCGGACGCCTGAGCAAGCGCTTGGCGCAGGAAGGCGACGTGGTGGCCGTCCATGCTGCCATTGCCCTGATCGACGAGAGCGGCGCGGCGAGTGCTGATGTTGCGTCAGCCCCGGCAGCAGGGGAGAGCGTGGCCCCGATTCAGGCCATTCAGGACAGCGCCCAGAACCCGACCACCACAGCCGAGCATCTGCCCCCGCAGGCGCAGGAGGAACGCTCGATTGTAGAAGCGGGCCATATTCCGGCCAAGGCGGAAGACGACACCAGTCTCTTTAAAGCCTTTGCCAGCGACGAAACGGTGAGGGTGCAGGGTTTGGGCCAGGGCTTAGGCACAGGTGGACGGACTGCTGTTCTGACGCCGCCCGCCCCCGCTCAGCCTGCCGTGCAGACCCGTGAAGATGGCCGCATCCTGGCCGTACCTGCTGCTCGCCAACTGGCCCGCGAATTGGGTGTAGACCTCGCGCAGGTGCAGGGCAGCGGCCCCAACGGGCGGGTGCGCGTGCAGGACGTGACGGCGCATGTGGAGCGGGCTAAAGCGCCAGCTACACATGCTCCAGCCCCACAGCCTCAGCCCGTTCAGCCTGCCGCCGCTGCTCCAACTGCTCCCCAGCCTCAACCCCAAGCGCCCGCCAAGCCTGCCCCAGCCAACACCGGCGGAATGCCCGTTGCGCCTGTTCAGTACCGCACGCCCAAAGGCTACGAACACCTCGAAGACCGCGTGCCACTGCGGGGAATGCGCCGCGCCATCAGCAACCAGATGCAGGCCAGCCACCTCTACACCGTCCGCACCCTCACCGTGGATGAGGTGAACCTGACCAAGCTCGTCGCCTTCCGTGACCGCGTGAAGGCCGAGGCGAAAGAGGCGGGCGTGCGCCTCAGCTATATGCCGTTCTTCTTCAAGGCGGTGGCGGTGGCCCTGCGCAAATACCCCAGCCTCAACACCTCGTTTGATGAGGCCACCGGCGAGATTGTGCAGAAGCGCTACTACCACATGGGCATGGCCGTCGCCACAGATGCCGGCCTGACCGTACCCGTGCTGCGTGACGTGAACCACAAGAGCGTGTTCGACCTGGCCCGCGAAGTGGTAGACCTCGCAGGCCGCGCTCAGAACGGCAAGCTGAGTGCCGACGAACTGACGGGCAGCAGCTTCAGCATCACCAACATCGGCTCTATCGGGGCGCTGTTTTCCTTCCCCATCATCAACGTGCCCGACGCCGCCATTCTGGGCGTGCACTCCATCGTCAAGCGTCCGATTGTGAACGAACACGACGAGATCGTAGTGGCCCACATGATGTACCTGAGCCTCAGCTTCGATCACCGCCTTGTAGACGGCGCGGAAGCGGCCCGCTTTTGCAAAGAAGTGATCCGGTTGCTGGAGAATCCAGACCGGTTGATGCTGGAAGGAATGTAA
- a CDS encoding alpha-ketoacid dehydrogenase subunit beta, whose translation MTATQDRSAQTGQAQTGETRTLTLIQAVTEAMREELARDDRVVVFGEDVGARGGVFLATAGLQAEFGPRRVFDTPLSEASVVGAAVGMAVRGLRPIAEIQFADYMGPGFDQIISQAAKIRYRSGGQFTAPMIIRTPSGGGVKGGHHHSQSPESYFTHTPGLKVVMPSTPYDAKGLLKAAIRGEDPVIYFEPKRLYRAAKGEVPSHDYIVKIGEGAIRREGTDLTLVGYGGVMPDAERAAAALAAEGVSVEVIDLRSLVPWDRELVLSSVQKTGRAVLVSEAPRISNFMGEVAYVIQEQAFDSLLAPVGQVAGFDTPYPYVQDKVYLPGPNRITAACVKALNY comes from the coding sequence ATGACGGCCACCCAAGACCGATCCGCTCAGACCGGGCAAGCACAGACGGGTGAAACACGCACCCTCACACTGATTCAGGCCGTGACGGAAGCCATGCGTGAAGAATTGGCCCGCGATGACCGGGTAGTGGTGTTTGGCGAGGATGTAGGCGCACGCGGCGGGGTTTTTCTTGCTACTGCCGGACTTCAGGCCGAATTTGGCCCGCGCCGAGTGTTTGATACGCCGCTCTCTGAAGCCAGCGTGGTGGGCGCGGCAGTGGGCATGGCCGTGCGTGGTCTGCGTCCCATCGCCGAAATTCAGTTTGCCGATTACATGGGGCCGGGCTTCGATCAGATCATCAGTCAGGCGGCCAAAATCCGGTACCGCAGTGGTGGGCAATTTACCGCGCCCATGATCATTCGCACGCCCAGCGGCGGCGGCGTCAAGGGCGGACACCACCATAGCCAGAGTCCCGAAAGTTACTTCACGCACACGCCGGGCCTGAAAGTGGTGATGCCCAGCACGCCCTACGACGCCAAAGGCCTGCTGAAAGCCGCCATTCGCGGAGAGGACCCGGTGATCTACTTTGAACCCAAGCGGCTGTACCGCGCCGCCAAAGGTGAAGTGCCCAGCCATGATTACATCGTGAAAATTGGCGAGGGCGCGATTCGGCGGGAAGGCACTGACCTGACGCTGGTGGGCTACGGCGGCGTGATGCCCGACGCGGAGCGGGCCGCCGCCGCATTGGCCGCAGAAGGCGTGAGCGTGGAGGTCATCGATCTGCGAAGCCTGGTGCCTTGGGATCGAGAACTCGTCCTCAGCAGTGTGCAAAAAACGGGCCGAGCCGTGCTCGTCAGCGAGGCCCCGCGCATCAGCAACTTTATGGGCGAGGTAGCCTACGTGATTCAGGAGCAGGCCTTCGACTCGCTGCTGGCTCCGGTGGGACAGGTCGCGGGCTTCGATACGCCCTATCCGTATGTGCAGGACAAGGTGTATCTGCCCGGCCCCAACCGCATCACGGCGGCCTGCGTCAAGGCTTTGAACTACTGA
- a CDS encoding thiamine pyrophosphate-dependent dehydrogenase E1 component subunit alpha yields MTTASQPTPSTELTSLSSSPIEPFSPEPLRWVAEDGRPVRELPVRYTPELLRELHHEMVRAREFDRKLVTLLRQGRTTFYAQSSGMEATQVGLARSIRVGHDWVWPYYRDHTLGLAMGVPMIDLISQCLGTNSDLCKGRQMPHHFGSASKNFVSISSSIASQVPPAAGNAMAQKYLGTDEITLCTFGDGATSEGDWHAGLNMAGAAKAPALFVCENNQWAISTNLAAQTASPNIHIKAKAYGMPGFYVDGNDIVAVMEVCGHAAEWVRAGNGPALVECLTYRVGSHSNADADAEKNYRTRDEVNSWLARDPIARIEGLLAHLGHPVDAEERANLISSVHRAVDADVLKAEATGQPDWRIMFEDVYADTPPHLREQAAFVRAEQEGQK; encoded by the coding sequence ATGACGACCGCTTCACAACCCACACCCAGCACCGAATTGACCTCTTTATCTTCCAGCCCCATCGAACCCTTTTCCCCCGAGCCGTTGCGCTGGGTAGCCGAAGATGGCCGTCCTGTACGCGAGTTGCCCGTTCGTTACACGCCAGAACTGCTGCGAGAACTGCACCACGAGATGGTGCGTGCCCGCGAGTTTGACCGCAAACTGGTGACGCTGCTGCGGCAAGGGCGCACGACCTTTTATGCCCAGTCCAGCGGCATGGAAGCCACGCAGGTCGGGCTGGCCCGCTCTATCCGCGTGGGCCACGATTGGGTGTGGCCCTATTACCGCGACCACACGCTGGGATTAGCCATGGGTGTGCCCATGATCGACCTGATCAGCCAGTGCCTCGGCACCAATTCCGACCTGTGCAAGGGCCGCCAGATGCCGCATCACTTTGGCAGTGCCAGCAAGAATTTCGTGTCTATCAGTTCCAGCATCGCTTCGCAGGTGCCGCCCGCAGCGGGTAACGCGATGGCCCAAAAGTATCTCGGCACTGATGAAATTACCCTGTGTACCTTTGGCGACGGCGCGACCAGTGAGGGCGACTGGCACGCGGGCCTGAACATGGCGGGCGCGGCCAAAGCTCCGGCGTTGTTCGTGTGCGAGAACAACCAGTGGGCCATCAGCACCAATCTGGCTGCCCAGACCGCCAGCCCAAACATCCATATCAAGGCCAAGGCCTACGGGATGCCGGGATTTTATGTCGATGGCAACGATATTGTGGCCGTCATGGAAGTCTGCGGACACGCCGCCGAATGGGTGCGGGCAGGCAATGGCCCCGCGCTGGTGGAATGTCTGACCTACCGCGTGGGTTCTCACAGCAACGCTGATGCTGACGCCGAAAAGAACTACCGCACCCGCGACGAGGTGAACTCCTGGCTGGCCCGCGACCCGATTGCCCGCATAGAAGGGCTGTTGGCGCACCTGGGCCACCCGGTAGACGCCGAGGAACGCGCCAACCTGATCTCGTCGGTTCACCGGGCCGTCGACGCCGACGTGCTGAAGGCCGAAGCCACCGGGCAGCCCGACTGGCGCATCATGTTCGAGGATGTGTACGCCGATACGCCGCCCCATCTGCGTGAGCAGGCCGCCTTTGTGCGGGCCGAGCAGGAGGGGCAGAAATGA